GGAATTTTGGGCCTTACTTTTATGTCTGCTTTTACTGCCGGAATGACGGGTTTCAAAACTTCTGCGGGTTCAAAGTTACCCGGTATAAGTTTGCCAATTTCAACAAGAACGTTTTGTTGAAGAATTTCGTTATTGACCAATGATTCGGCGAGTGCTGCAGAAAGGCCTGCGCGCTTTGTTGCGGGAATGCCTTCCAACAGGTCGCCGATAGAAATATCTTTTTTCTTATCGTCTTTGGCGACGATATCGTCAAGATCGAGTGCTTTGAGCACGTCTTTCGGGCTAGCGACAATTTCTTTTTTCAGATTTGTCGTGATATCTTTGATGATATCCTTTGTTTGAACTTTCTTTTTAGTTGTAGCCATTTTTTCTCCTTAGGGATTGTACATAATCAGGTATATATAACAGTGGAGAAAAAAGTGGATTGTGAAATATTTTTTACAAACTTTGTTTTTAAGAATAAAAAAACGGAATTCGTTTTGAATTCCGTTAAGTTGTTTGTTTTAATTTGGCTTAGACTCTTCCGAAGCGGCGTGTCTTGCGGAACGGCTTATCGCCGAAGCTCCTTTCGTCGCGGTCTTTGCGGAAGGGCTTGTCTTCGAACTTGCCCGGCTTGCGGTCGGCGAATTGGCGTTCGCGACGTGCCTTGCGGTTCTCGAAAGGCTTGTCGCCAAAGCTGCGTTCACCACGGTCTTTGCGGAATCCGCCACGGCGTTCATCGTCGTGGAAGCCTCCCTTGCGGTCGCGATGGAAACTGCGGCGTTCTTCGCGGCTCGCGTGCGGCCTTGTTCCTGGTGCGGGGCCCTCGGGCGGTTCGTCGGTCATCACGCGGAAGCGGGCGTCGTTGCCGCGGATGGTCATTTCGGACAAGATATCGAGAACGTCTTGCGGGAGCGTGTTCGGGAGTTCAACGGTACTGAACTTGTCGAACAGCTTGATGCGGCCGATGTTGCTGCTGTTGATGTTCGCTTCGCCAGCGATTGCACCCACGATGTCGCGCGGGGTAACGTGGTCAATGCGGCCGACGCCAAGATAGTAGCGCAAGAAGCCTTCTTCGACTCCGTTCAGGCCTTCCTTGCGTTCCTTACGTATGCGCTTCTGTTCTTCGCTGTTGAGGCCGAAATCTTCGCCATTGCCGAGGAAGTCTCTGCCGCTGCGAGCTTTTTCACGACGTTCTTTGGGCACTTCGAGCGGCGGGAGGTTCGGGAAAAGCGGCTGTTTTTTCTGGTACATCTTGATGACGGCGGCAGCAATGTCTTCGGCTGTCATTTCGTTGACGGAACCATCTTCGAGCGCAACGCCGTCCTTCATGTTGCAACCTTCGGCAACGAGAGCGCGGACGAGTTCCTTGAACTGGTCGAGTTCTCCGTAGCTTACGACGCTCTTGACTTTTGCCTTGAACGCATCGACGCGCTTCTTGCTGATTTGTTCGGAAGTCGGCATTTCCATCACGTCAATCGGCTGGCGCGTTGCCTTTTCGATGGTCTTGAGCATGCGCTTTTCACGCGGTGTGATGAACAAGATGGCGTTACCGCTGCGGCCTGCACGGCCCGTACGGCCAATGCGGTGCACGTAAGATTCCGTGTCGTAAGGAATGTCGTAGTTCACAACAAGCGAAATGCGGTCCACGTCAATACCGCGGGCGGCGACGTCTGTCGCGACGACGATATCGAGCTTGCCCATCTTGAGGCGGTTGATGGTGCGTTCGCGCATGGACTGGGCGAGGTCGCCGTTCAGCGGAGCCACGTTGAATCCGCGGCTTTCGAGCTTTTCTGCGACTTCGGTGGTGTTCTGCTTGGTGCGCACGAAAATGAGTACGCCGTCAAATTCTTCACCTTCAAGCACGCGGGCGAGCGCTTCGATCTTGTGTTCGTTTTTCACGAGCAAGTAGCGCTGGCAGATATTTTCGACCGTGGTCGTCTTGCCTTCGATGCGTGCTTCTTCGTATTCGCCCAGGTGTTGGTCGATAATCTTTTTCACGCTGTCCGGCATGGTCGCGCTAAAGAGGGCGCGCTGGGCGTCGGCGGGGATTTCCTTGAGGATGGTTTCCACGTCTTCCATGAAGCCCATGTCGAGCATTTCATCCGCCTCGTCGAGGACGATGGCTTTGACTGCTCCGAGCGAAATAGAACCGCGCTTGATATGGTCAATCAAACGGCCCGGGGTGGCAACAACGATGCTTGCCTTGCGCTTGAGGGCGCGCAACTGGATGGCAATATCCTGACCGCCATAGACAGGAACAACAGTCACGTTCGGCATCTTGACTGCGTATTGCTGGATGGCGTCTGAAACCTGGATCGCAAGTTCGCGTGTCGGCGTGAGCACGAGCATGGATGTTTCGCGTCCGTTGAAGTTGATGCGCGAAAGGAGCGGGAGCGAGAATGCGGCCGTCTTGCCTGTACCGGTCTGCGCTGTACCGAGAAGGTTTGCACCCTGCAAAAGCGCCGGGATGGCCTTAGCCTGGATGGGCGAGGGCGTTTCGTAACCAGCGAGCTTGACCGCTTCAAGAACTTCCGGAGAAAGACCGAGATCGTCGAACGTCACTAAGGATTCATCGCCGACATCTTCTTCGTCAGAAATTTCTTTATCGTCAGATTCAGAGGGTGTTTCGTTAATCGAGGTCGCAGAGCTAGCTGCAGTGACTGTTGCTTCATCAGCGGTTGTGTCATGCCCGGCTTCTGTCACCCCGGATTTATTCCGGGGGGGCATCTCCTTTTCATCGCCGCTTACGGCTTCATCATCATCGATAAATTCGACTTTTTCGCCCTTCTTAATCTTGGAGTTTGCGCCGGATTCCAGAACTTCGCCGTTATCGTCAACGACTACGCCGTCCGGATTTGCTGCAAAGAATGCTGCTTCATCAGCCAGGTCTTCGTCTGCGCCTCCTGCGATGGCGTTCAAGAACGCATCAGCTTCAAGTTGCATTTTAGAGTTGTTATTTTCCGGAACGTCGATTTCCGGGCCGCAAGAAATATCTTCTGCCATAAGTCACCTTCGGGATCCGTAAACTTCATCTGCAGCGCATGCCGCGTCATCACATTGCTCGAATTGAGCATTCAATAAGCCCCGAAGTGCACTCGCACTTATAAACCTGAAGTCTGTTGGGTCCCCAATAATTTGCGCCAAATGTAGAAAATAAAGATATGAAATCAAAGGTTCTTGAGAGGTCTGCTGATGCAAATAAGAAAATAGTAGCTAGCGGAATGGCTATTGCGGGGAGGAACCGTAATTATTTGATTATGGGTTTAATGCTATAGACATTTTAAATGAATTATACTATATTATGCAAACCTCGGAGAGATGCCAGAGTGGTCGAATGGGCCGGTCTCGAAATCCGGAGTCTGTCACAGGACCGAGGGTTCGAATCCCTCTCTCTCCTTTGAAACAAAAAGCGAAGCCGAAAGGCTTCGCTTTTTGTTTCAAGTGAAATAATGGGTGGATGAGAACCCTCGCAGAGGGTTCGATTGACCGCGCGAGAGCGAAGCGAACACAGCGCGGTCAAGGATTACGGCCTCCGGCCGTAACCCGGAGGGCGGCGAAGGAACAGAATGTGACTGAGCCGTCCCATCCCTCTCTCTCCTTGAGAGAGGGGGAATGGAATTGAAACGAAGTGAACGTCTTGTCCAATCCCTCTCTCTCCTTGGAGTGAGTGAGAATGCTCTCGTATTGAGAGAGAACGTGAGGGAAAAACTCTCTCCACCCCTAAAATCCGACAAAATCTCTAAAATTGGCTTTTTTGAGCATTTTTATAGTCTAAAAATAATTTTTTGTAATAAAAATGTATTCTTTTCTAAAAAATTATGCTATATTTATTTTTGTGAATGTGTCAGAGGGGAGCTTTGATTTGTTTGCAGAATTGCAAATGCCACAGAATTTATAAAAGCAATAGACAGTACATAATAAGGAACCGTTAATACGGTTTTGGTGTATTTGGAGTTTATTCAAAAGTCTCTCATTCCAACTCGTAAAATACTGTCGCCCTCCTTTCGAGGGCGACTTCCCGTTTATAAGGTGCGCGGCATTTTGCAGTAGAAAAAAAAGACCGACTTTTCAGTTGAAAAAAAAAGACCAACCTTGCGGTTGATCTTTTTTATACCTTTTGACGCGGTTGAAAAAAAGAACTTGTCCTTCGACAAGTCCTTTTTATACCCTTTAATGCGGTTGAAAAAAAAGACCAACCTTGCGGTTGATCTTTTTTATACCTTTTGACGCGGTTGAAAAAAGAACTTGTCCTTCGACAAGTCCTTTTTATACCTTTTAATGCGGTTAAAAAAAAGACCAACCTTGCGGTTGATCTTTTTTATACCCCCAAGCGGTTTCGAACCGCTGTTGCGGGAATGAAAATCCCGAGTCCTGGGCCACTAGACGATAGGGGCGTTTTGTGTGAGGACAAATATAGGATTTTATAGAATAATGTCAAGGGTGAATTAATAATTTTTTTTAGGGGTGGGGGCGGCACTTTCTTACGGTAAAAAAAAGACCAACCTTGCGGTTGATCTTTTTTATACCCCCAAGCGGTTTCGAACCGCTGTTGCGGGAATGAAAATCCCGAGTCCTGGGCCACTAGACGATAGGGGCGTTTTGTGTGCGCCAAATATAGATGTTTATAGAAAATTGTCAAGGGTCTTTGTTTGAATTTTTTATTTTTTCTCTCGTGATTCTGAAAAAAAGGCTAAAAAGGATACTTTGGCGAGGCGTTTTCCGCTTTTTGCCAGTGGCTTTGCTTGCTAGTGCCGCCGATGCAGCGTTGCTTTGGGGCATTCGCTCATTCATGGATATTCTCCAAGGCAAACCGATTTTCTCACTCTCCGGGTGGCTAGTGCTGATGGTTGTCCTTACGGCGCTCCGTTTTGCTTTTTTCGCCTGGAAAATGAACATTTCCGAAAAATGGCTTTTTGGCGCGGGTTCCCTTGTGATGGGGTGGTTCTTGCATACGCTCCGTTCGCTCTCGCCGCGGGTGTTCCATACTCCGGAGGGTGAATCGAAGGTCGAGGCGGCATACGAATCGGTGATAGTCTTGCAATCGAATGGTGGCGTGTTTTTTCAGGCGGTTCAGGCGCTTCTTCAGCTTTTGGTCTTTTTGCCTGTGCTGTTTTGCATTTCGTGGCCGTTGACTTTGTTCTTGTTTGTGGTTGTCGTGCCGCTTGTGGGCTGGATGCAGCGCCGCTTGCATAAGATGGGACCTGCCGAAGAATACATCCTGACGGAACGCTCTGATTTTCGCGGTTCGCTTTATCTTGCTCGTAAGCTTTTTCGTCGCTGGAGTTCCCGTTTTGAACGCCGTGAAATTTCGAATGACTTGATGGCGCAGGTCCGCAATCTTCGAGATGATGGTCTTGAAGTCTCGCTCCGCAAGGGCGTGCTTTCGTTGATTACCGAAACGGTGTCTGTCCTTGCGATGGTCTTTGTGCTTGCGTTCTGTGCGCTTTTGATTTCGAAAGGGTGGATGGACGGGACTGGACTTGTGCTTTACTGCTCGGCTGTTCTCCTTTGTTATAAACCCGTGAAAGAATGCGCACGCGTGATGCCTCAAGCGCGGTCGGCATTGAGCGCCCTTAGTGTCCTCGAAAAATTTGAATCGTTGCCTTCGAAAAAATCGGATTCCAGCTCTGCTGAAAAAACGTGTTCTCCGGATTTTGACAACTTGCAAATTGCCCATGGCGACTTTGCTTACGAAGGCGCGTTCGAAACACTCTTTAGCAATTTTTCGCTTTGCTGGAGTACAAAAAAGCCGGTGCTAGTCCGTGGCAGGAACGGTGTCGGTAAATCAACGCTGTTGCGCTTGATTGCTGGGCTTGAGGAATGGGATTATGGACAAATTTCAAGTTCAATCCCGCTGAAAAATAACGTGTTTTTTTTAGCGCAAGATTTAGAATTGCCACCGATTCACTTGTTGCAAAAACTCCTTGCGCAAACGGATTCTGCGGCTGTTGTTGAATTTGCTCGTGCTGCACGAGTGGACAAGATAATAGCCAAAGAGGGAATGTCGGGTGGCGAACGCGCGCGTGTCGCCTTGGCGTGGGCGCTTGCCTCGGACAGTTCGATGGTGCTTCTTGATGAACCGTTTGCGTCTGTGGCGCTTGCGGACCGTGAACTGCTTTTGACGGCGTTCCTTGATACGGCGGAACTCTTGCACAAGTGGGTGGTGCTCGTGAGCCACGATGTCCTTTCGCACGGGTTAGAACAACGTTTTAATGTCGCGGAGATGGGCGATGTCTGATGCGGAAAACAGGTTGTCTGCATTCCTGTATCGCTATCGCGGATACATCTTGGCTCTTGTTGCCGTTACCCTAGTTATAACCCCACCTTGCGTTGGTTATAGCGGTCTCCTAATAGCAATCCCGATTTATGTTGTAAGTGCTTTTTTACGGGTGCAGTCGCGGCGCTTTATCGGTGAACATACTCGTGGGCATGTCCATGCGGCTGATTCGCTTGTGACTTGTGGCCCTTACGCTTGCGTCCGGCATCCGCTCTATATTTCCAATACGGGTTTTGCGCTCGGGGTTGCGTTTTTTCATCTAGGCGTTTCGCCTTGGGTGGTTGCGTTTATGCTTGTCGTGGTGGCGTTTGAAGTGGCGCTTTCGCGAATCGAAGACCGTTTTTTGGAGCGGAAATTCGGCGATGTGTGGCGCGCATGGGCGTGCAAAACTCCGGCGTTTTTCCCGCGTCTCGGCGGAAGTTGCGAAAATGCTTGTGATTCTAAGCACGTTCCCGCTCAAAGAAGCTTCTGGCGGGCGTTTTTTGCGGATTCTTCGACATGGCTGTGGCTTTTCTTTTGTAATTTATTGCTGATACTAAGGAAAGTGGCGGTTTTCTATGTTTAAGGTGTTTGACATTGCGCGTGAGGCTCTCGGATCTGTAGCCAAAGCTGCAGCCAAGGTGCCTGTTATAGAAAATAAGTACCATGTGAATGCCCGTTTGCGCGGCCCGTGGCCTAAGGGACCGTTCCTTTGGATGCATGGCGCGAGTCTTGGCGAATGCAAAATGCTCTTGAATCTGGCGAAGTGCCTCAAGGAGGACTTGCCGAATTGCCCGCGTCTTTTGATTACGACTCAGAAGGTTGAGGTCGTTTCGTTTATTAAGGAATCGGGCGTGGATGTGGTCGCGCACATTGCTCCTGTGGATGCCCCTGCTACGATGAAGTCCTTTATTTCGGCCGTGAAACCGCTAGGGCTAATTTTGGCTGAAAATGAACTTTGGCCGGGCTATCTCTCGTCAATGTTGCGCATTTCGACGCGCCCGCCGGTAGCGCTTGTCTCTGGGCGGTTCCATCATGCGGTTCCTGGAATGGACTATGCTGCAGTTGGCTTTGTGAGCATGCAGACGGGGTCGGACTTGTCACGCTTTTTTAGCGTTTCTGCGCGGGCGAGTAATTCGCGAATGATGATTGGCGGCGACTGGAAACTTTTGCCATGGGTGCGCTTGAACAAGGCCGTTTCTGCTCCTGAGAATCCGACGGTCGATACTGTGTTTGTCTCGATGCATCTCCAGGAGTTGCCGAGCCTTGGTCGTATGGTTCTTTCGTCGATCAAGCGCGGGGAATCTGTGGTGCTGATGCCACGCCGTTTGTCCGAAGTGGATGAATTCCGCAAGGAACTTGTCGGTCTGGGCGTTTCCGTGGTTGACTGGCCGCAGGTGCAGAATGGGGCGGTCTCGATTGTGAATGAGTTTGGCAAGACAAAAGAAGTTTTGGCGGTTTCTAAAACGGCTGTTGTCGGTGGTTCGTTTGCGCGTGGCCTTGGTGTCCATGATTTTTGGGAGCCGCTCCAGAGCGGTGTTTCCACTTGTGTGGGGCCGTATGCCGATGGACAAAAAGAAGCGGTTGCAACACTTGTACGTGAAGGCGTTATCGCCCAGCTGCAATCGGCGGAGGAATATTCAAGGCGCAATAAGCCTGATATCCGTTTGGTGCAGACGTTCCTTGCTCATGAAAGCGCAAAGATTAGCGATTCGTACCAGCAATTGCTGGAGTTCTTGAAAAATTTGTTAAAGTAAATTAGGTGAATTATGAAAAAAATCGTTTTGGCTACGCCCCGTGGTTTCTGTGCCGGTGTGGACCGTGCCATTCATGTCGTTGAAAAGGCTATTCAAAAATTTGGTACGCCGATATATGTGCGCCATGAAATTGTTCATAACAAGTTTGTTGTAGAAACGCTTAAGGAAAAGGGCGTGGTTTTTGTCGATGAACTTTCCCAGGTTCCAGAAGGTTCCGTGGTGATTTTCTCGGCACATGGTGTTGCGGAACGCATTTACGAAGAAGCTAAAGCTCGCGATTTGCAGGTGCTCGATGCGAGCTGCCCGCTGGTGCTCAAGGTGCATTTCAGTGCCAAGCGCCATTACAATGCGGGGCGCCATATCATCTTGATTGGCCATGCGGGCCATGCCGAAGTGGAAGGCACGCTTGGACAGCTCCCGGAAGGCGCCATTACGCTTATCCGCAACGAAAAGGACGCGGAAACGGTAGAGGTGCCGGCTGACAAGGAACTAGCCTACATCACGCAAACGACGCTCTCTGTGGCCGAAACACGCAAGATTATCGAGGCGCTTAAACGTCGATTCCCGAAAATCATCGG
This Fibrobacter sp. UBA4297 DNA region includes the following protein-coding sequences:
- a CDS encoding DEAD/DEAH box helicase; translation: MAEDISCGPEIDVPENNNSKMQLEADAFLNAIAGGADEDLADEAAFFAANPDGVVVDDNGEVLESGANSKIKKGEKVEFIDDDEAVSGDEKEMPPRNKSGVTEAGHDTTADEATVTAASSATSINETPSESDDKEISDEEDVGDESLVTFDDLGLSPEVLEAVKLAGYETPSPIQAKAIPALLQGANLLGTAQTGTGKTAAFSLPLLSRINFNGRETSMLVLTPTRELAIQVSDAIQQYAVKMPNVTVVPVYGGQDIAIQLRALKRKASIVVATPGRLIDHIKRGSISLGAVKAIVLDEADEMLDMGFMEDVETILKEIPADAQRALFSATMPDSVKKIIDQHLGEYEEARIEGKTTTVENICQRYLLVKNEHKIEALARVLEGEEFDGVLIFVRTKQNTTEVAEKLESRGFNVAPLNGDLAQSMRERTINRLKMGKLDIVVATDVAARGIDVDRISLVVNYDIPYDTESYVHRIGRTGRAGRSGNAILFITPREKRMLKTIEKATRQPIDVMEMPTSEQISKKRVDAFKAKVKSVVSYGELDQFKELVRALVAEGCNMKDGVALEDGSVNEMTAEDIAAAVIKMYQKKQPLFPNLPPLEVPKERREKARSGRDFLGNGEDFGLNSEEQKRIRKERKEGLNGVEEGFLRYYLGVGRIDHVTPRDIVGAIAGEANINSSNIGRIKLFDKFSTVELPNTLPQDVLDILSEMTIRGNDARFRVMTDEPPEGPAPGTRPHASREERRSFHRDRKGGFHDDERRGGFRKDRGERSFGDKPFENRKARRERQFADRKPGKFEDKPFRKDRDERSFGDKPFRKTRRFGRV
- a CDS encoding ABC transporter ATP-binding protein, encoding MDILQGKPIFSLSGWLVLMVVLTALRFAFFAWKMNISEKWLFGAGSLVMGWFLHTLRSLSPRVFHTPEGESKVEAAYESVIVLQSNGGVFFQAVQALLQLLVFLPVLFCISWPLTLFLFVVVVPLVGWMQRRLHKMGPAEEYILTERSDFRGSLYLARKLFRRWSSRFERREISNDLMAQVRNLRDDGLEVSLRKGVLSLITETVSVLAMVFVLAFCALLISKGWMDGTGLVLYCSAVLLCYKPVKECARVMPQARSALSALSVLEKFESLPSKKSDSSSAEKTCSPDFDNLQIAHGDFAYEGAFETLFSNFSLCWSTKKPVLVRGRNGVGKSTLLRLIAGLEEWDYGQISSSIPLKNNVFFLAQDLELPPIHLLQKLLAQTDSAAVVEFARAARVDKIIAKEGMSGGERARVALAWALASDSSMVLLDEPFASVALADRELLLTAFLDTAELLHKWVVLVSHDVLSHGLEQRFNVAEMGDV
- a CDS encoding methyltransferase family protein, producing MSDAENRLSAFLYRYRGYILALVAVTLVITPPCVGYSGLLIAIPIYVVSAFLRVQSRRFIGEHTRGHVHAADSLVTCGPYACVRHPLYISNTGFALGVAFFHLGVSPWVVAFMLVVVAFEVALSRIEDRFLERKFGDVWRAWACKTPAFFPRLGGSCENACDSKHVPAQRSFWRAFFADSSTWLWLFFCNLLLILRKVAVFYV
- a CDS encoding 3-deoxy-D-manno-octulosonic acid transferase, with product MFKVFDIAREALGSVAKAAAKVPVIENKYHVNARLRGPWPKGPFLWMHGASLGECKMLLNLAKCLKEDLPNCPRLLITTQKVEVVSFIKESGVDVVAHIAPVDAPATMKSFISAVKPLGLILAENELWPGYLSSMLRISTRPPVALVSGRFHHAVPGMDYAAVGFVSMQTGSDLSRFFSVSARASNSRMMIGGDWKLLPWVRLNKAVSAPENPTVDTVFVSMHLQELPSLGRMVLSSIKRGESVVLMPRRLSEVDEFRKELVGLGVSVVDWPQVQNGAVSIVNEFGKTKEVLAVSKTAVVGGSFARGLGVHDFWEPLQSGVSTCVGPYADGQKEAVATLVREGVIAQLQSAEEYSRRNKPDIRLVQTFLAHESAKISDSYQQLLEFLKNLLK
- the ispH gene encoding 4-hydroxy-3-methylbut-2-enyl diphosphate reductase — protein: MKKIVLATPRGFCAGVDRAIHVVEKAIQKFGTPIYVRHEIVHNKFVVETLKEKGVVFVDELSQVPEGSVVIFSAHGVAERIYEEAKARDLQVLDASCPLVLKVHFSAKRHYNAGRHIILIGHAGHAEVEGTLGQLPEGAITLIRNEKDAETVEVPADKELAYITQTTLSVAETRKIIEALKRRFPKIIGPDAGDLCYATGNRQAAVLELCSEVDMLLVVGAKNSSNSSRLMELGLEQGLPSHLIADVNDLDPAWFENIETVGLSSGASAPEVLVQGVVDWLKEKFGPIEVKNLVKLVENTKFNLPKALQD